A genomic region of Pelodiscus sinensis isolate JC-2024 chromosome 19, ASM4963464v1, whole genome shotgun sequence contains the following coding sequences:
- the HOMER3 gene encoding homer protein homolog 3 isoform X2 has product MSTTREQPIFSTRAHVFQIDPATKRNWIPASKHALTVSYFYDATRNVYRIISVGGTKAIINSTITPNMTFTKTSQKFGQWADSRANTVYGLGFASEQHLSQFAEKFQEVKEAARLAREKSQDKTELTNPALNITSPQVLPSPVISANGPGDDKLFRSQSADVEITTEKERLKKMLSEGSVPEVQWEAEFFTLQDNNNKLVAALQEANAGVEQWKKQLAAYQEETETLRLRVAELELQRAHNSSPEGSKEELSQTLEELELLIKAKDEEIQQLKSQRSGQWEAEGEREEMLQKLQALEGRNGELERRLHAAEQALAESLAEREKMQGEVTRVAELMDVKIFELSELRQGLAKLVESN; this is encoded by the exons ATGTCAACAACTAG GGAGCAGCCGATCTTCAGCACTCGGGCCCACGTCTTTCAGATCGACCCGGCCACGAAGCGCAACTGGATCCCTGCCAGCAAACACGCCCTGACTGTCTCCTACTTCTACGATGCCACGCGCAACGTGTACCGGATCATCAGCGTGGGCGGCACCAAG GCCATCATCAACAGCACCATCACCCCCAACATGACCTTCACAAAAACCTCCCAGAAGTTCGGACAATGGGCGGACAGCCGAGCCAACACAGTGTACGGGCTGGGCTTCGCCTCAGAGCAGCACCTCTCCCAG tttgcAGAGAAGTTCCAGGAGGTGAAAGAAGCAGCCCGTTTGGCCAGGGAAAAGTCGCAGGATAAAACAGAGCTGACCAACCCCGCGCTGAACATCACCTCTCCCCAG GTGCTGCCCAGCCCCGTCATCAGCGCCAATGGGCCAGGAGACGACAAGCTGTTCCGGAGCCAGAGCGCCGACGTCGAGATAACGACGGAGAAGGAGCGGCTGAAGAAGATGCTCTCCGAAGG CTCGGTGCCCGAGGTCCAGTGGGAAGCTGAATTCTTCACCCTCCAGGACAACAACAACAAGCTGGTGGCGGCCCTGCAGGAAGCCAACGCCGGCGTGGAGCAGTGGAAGAAGCAGCTGGCCGCGTACCAGGAGGAGACGGAGACACTGCGGCTGCGG GTGGCTGAATTGGAGCTGCAGAGAGCCCATAACTCCTCCCCCGAGGGCAGCAAGGAGGAGCTGAGCCAGACGCTGGAAGAGCTGGAGCTGCTGATCAAGGCCAAAGACGAG GAAATCCAGCAGCTGAAGAGCCAGAGGAGCGGCCAGTGGGAGGCGGAGGGGGAGCGCGAGGAgatgctgcagaagctgcag GCACTGGAGGGGCGCAACGGGGAGCTGGAGCGCCGTCTGCACGCGGCTGAGCAAGCGCTGGCCGAGAGCCTGGCGGAGAGGGAGAAGATGCAGGGCGAAGTCACCAGGGTGGCCGAGCTAATGGATGTGAAGATTTTCGAGCTCAGCGAGCTCCGGCAGGGACTAGCCAAGCTGGTGGAAAGCAACTGA
- the HOMER3 gene encoding homer protein homolog 3 isoform X1, which translates to MERSISFPPSGNCASEREQPIFSTRAHVFQIDPATKRNWIPASKHALTVSYFYDATRNVYRIISVGGTKAIINSTITPNMTFTKTSQKFGQWADSRANTVYGLGFASEQHLSQFAEKFQEVKEAARLAREKSQDKTELTNPALNITSPQVLPSPVISANGPGDDKLFRSQSADVEITTEKERLKKMLSEGSVPEVQWEAEFFTLQDNNNKLVAALQEANAGVEQWKKQLAAYQEETETLRLRVAELELQRAHNSSPEGSKEELSQTLEELELLIKAKDEEIQQLKSQRSGQWEAEGEREEMLQKLQALEGRNGELERRLHAAEQALAESLAEREKMQGEVTRVAELMDVKIFELSELRQGLAKLVESN; encoded by the exons ATGGAGAGGAGCATTAGTTTCCCACCCAGTGGAAATTGTGCCTCGGAGAG GGAGCAGCCGATCTTCAGCACTCGGGCCCACGTCTTTCAGATCGACCCGGCCACGAAGCGCAACTGGATCCCTGCCAGCAAACACGCCCTGACTGTCTCCTACTTCTACGATGCCACGCGCAACGTGTACCGGATCATCAGCGTGGGCGGCACCAAG GCCATCATCAACAGCACCATCACCCCCAACATGACCTTCACAAAAACCTCCCAGAAGTTCGGACAATGGGCGGACAGCCGAGCCAACACAGTGTACGGGCTGGGCTTCGCCTCAGAGCAGCACCTCTCCCAG tttgcAGAGAAGTTCCAGGAGGTGAAAGAAGCAGCCCGTTTGGCCAGGGAAAAGTCGCAGGATAAAACAGAGCTGACCAACCCCGCGCTGAACATCACCTCTCCCCAG GTGCTGCCCAGCCCCGTCATCAGCGCCAATGGGCCAGGAGACGACAAGCTGTTCCGGAGCCAGAGCGCCGACGTCGAGATAACGACGGAGAAGGAGCGGCTGAAGAAGATGCTCTCCGAAGG CTCGGTGCCCGAGGTCCAGTGGGAAGCTGAATTCTTCACCCTCCAGGACAACAACAACAAGCTGGTGGCGGCCCTGCAGGAAGCCAACGCCGGCGTGGAGCAGTGGAAGAAGCAGCTGGCCGCGTACCAGGAGGAGACGGAGACACTGCGGCTGCGG GTGGCTGAATTGGAGCTGCAGAGAGCCCATAACTCCTCCCCCGAGGGCAGCAAGGAGGAGCTGAGCCAGACGCTGGAAGAGCTGGAGCTGCTGATCAAGGCCAAAGACGAG GAAATCCAGCAGCTGAAGAGCCAGAGGAGCGGCCAGTGGGAGGCGGAGGGGGAGCGCGAGGAgatgctgcagaagctgcag GCACTGGAGGGGCGCAACGGGGAGCTGGAGCGCCGTCTGCACGCGGCTGAGCAAGCGCTGGCCGAGAGCCTGGCGGAGAGGGAGAAGATGCAGGGCGAAGTCACCAGGGTGGCCGAGCTAATGGATGTGAAGATTTTCGAGCTCAGCGAGCTCCGGCAGGGACTAGCCAAGCTGGTGGAAAGCAACTGA
- the HOMER3 gene encoding homer protein homolog 3 isoform X3: protein MGEQPIFSTRAHVFQIDPATKRNWIPASKHALTVSYFYDATRNVYRIISVGGTKAIINSTITPNMTFTKTSQKFGQWADSRANTVYGLGFASEQHLSQFAEKFQEVKEAARLAREKSQDKTELTNPALNITSPQVLPSPVISANGPGDDKLFRSQSADVEITTEKERLKKMLSEGSVPEVQWEAEFFTLQDNNNKLVAALQEANAGVEQWKKQLAAYQEETETLRLRVAELELQRAHNSSPEGSKEELSQTLEELELLIKAKDEEIQQLKSQRSGQWEAEGEREEMLQKLQALEGRNGELERRLHAAEQALAESLAEREKMQGEVTRVAELMDVKIFELSELRQGLAKLVESN, encoded by the exons GGAGCAGCCGATCTTCAGCACTCGGGCCCACGTCTTTCAGATCGACCCGGCCACGAAGCGCAACTGGATCCCTGCCAGCAAACACGCCCTGACTGTCTCCTACTTCTACGATGCCACGCGCAACGTGTACCGGATCATCAGCGTGGGCGGCACCAAG GCCATCATCAACAGCACCATCACCCCCAACATGACCTTCACAAAAACCTCCCAGAAGTTCGGACAATGGGCGGACAGCCGAGCCAACACAGTGTACGGGCTGGGCTTCGCCTCAGAGCAGCACCTCTCCCAG tttgcAGAGAAGTTCCAGGAGGTGAAAGAAGCAGCCCGTTTGGCCAGGGAAAAGTCGCAGGATAAAACAGAGCTGACCAACCCCGCGCTGAACATCACCTCTCCCCAG GTGCTGCCCAGCCCCGTCATCAGCGCCAATGGGCCAGGAGACGACAAGCTGTTCCGGAGCCAGAGCGCCGACGTCGAGATAACGACGGAGAAGGAGCGGCTGAAGAAGATGCTCTCCGAAGG CTCGGTGCCCGAGGTCCAGTGGGAAGCTGAATTCTTCACCCTCCAGGACAACAACAACAAGCTGGTGGCGGCCCTGCAGGAAGCCAACGCCGGCGTGGAGCAGTGGAAGAAGCAGCTGGCCGCGTACCAGGAGGAGACGGAGACACTGCGGCTGCGG GTGGCTGAATTGGAGCTGCAGAGAGCCCATAACTCCTCCCCCGAGGGCAGCAAGGAGGAGCTGAGCCAGACGCTGGAAGAGCTGGAGCTGCTGATCAAGGCCAAAGACGAG GAAATCCAGCAGCTGAAGAGCCAGAGGAGCGGCCAGTGGGAGGCGGAGGGGGAGCGCGAGGAgatgctgcagaagctgcag GCACTGGAGGGGCGCAACGGGGAGCTGGAGCGCCGTCTGCACGCGGCTGAGCAAGCGCTGGCCGAGAGCCTGGCGGAGAGGGAGAAGATGCAGGGCGAAGTCACCAGGGTGGCCGAGCTAATGGATGTGAAGATTTTCGAGCTCAGCGAGCTCCGGCAGGGACTAGCCAAGCTGGTGGAAAGCAACTGA